The nucleotide window CCGGGTTGGGCTGTTGCCCGGCTACGGGAAGTCACCATCCCTTGTGGGACAAGGAACCCTCGCACTTGCGGCGACGGCGAGTTCGCCTATGTTGACATCGACGCTCTCGACAACGCCCACCAGCGGATCGCCACGCCGAAGTGGCTGCCCAATGGGGGGGCACCGAGTCGGGCCCGGATGCGGATCGCCTCGGGCGATGTCCTGTTCTCGCTTGTGCGGCCCTACTTGAAGAACATCGCCCTCGTGCCGGATGAGCTGGATGACCAGATCGCCTCAACCGCCTACTGCGTGTTGCGGCCGGCCGAAGCCATCGCCAGTCTGTTCCTGTTCTACTTCATCACCCAAGAGGCTTTCATTCAGTCCGTTCCCACCTATGGCAACAGCCCTCCCGCCGCTCGTGATGAGGAGTTCCTCGACCTGCCACTCCCCATCGCCCCACTCCCCGAGCAACGCAGGATCGTGGAGAAGATCGAGGAGTTGTTCTCGATGCTCGACGCCGGGGTGGCGGCGTTGGAGCGGGTGCGGGCGAACCTGAAGCGTTACCGGGCCTCGGTGCTGAAGGCGGCGGTGGAGGGCAGGCTGACCGAGGAGTGGCGGGCGAAGCATCCCGACACCGAACCAGCGTCGGTGCTGCTGAACCGCATCCTGCAGGAACGCCGACGCAAGTGGGAAGAGGACCAACTGGTCAAGTTCGCCGAGAAGGGCCAGAAGCCCCCGGCGGGCTGGCAGGCGAAGTACAAGCCCCCGGCCCCGCCGGACATCAGCGATCTGGCCGACTTGCCGGAGGGGTGGGCGTGGGCGAGTGTGGGACAACTGGGAATGCCCGGTCAGCAAACAGTGCTGACGGGACCATTCGGCACCGATCTGGGCACTGGTGATATGGTGACAGCAGGAACACCCCTGTTGACGATTGGCTGCCTCACACACAGCGGGCTTTCGTGGGCGAAGGCGGTGTACGTATCTCAGACGAAGGCAGACGAGCTATCTCGCTATGTTGTTAGGACGGGGGATGTGCTTTTCTCACGCCAAGCATCTGTCGGCAGGGCTGGGCTTGTCACCGGGCAGTTCGCCGGAAGCCTCATCAACTACCACCTGATGCGGCTCAGGTTGCAGCCACAGACGGTCATCCCGGCCTACTTCGTTGTCTACGTCAGGGGGGCGGACACCGTGCGTGACTACGTCCGAGAAGTGAACCACGGTGCCACCCGAGACGGAATCAACACCGAGCAACTTCTGAGTATGCCCGTCGCACTTCCCCCACTCTCCGAGCAGGCCGAGATCGTCGCCGAGGTGGAGCGGCGACTATCGGT belongs to Armatimonadia bacterium and includes:
- a CDS encoding restriction endonuclease subunit S, encoding MSENDGVPPGWAVARLREVTIPCGTRNPRTCGDGEFAYVDIDALDNAHQRIATPKWLPNGGAPSRARMRIASGDVLFSLVRPYLKNIALVPDELDDQIASTAYCVLRPAEAIASLFLFYFITQEAFIQSVPTYGNSPPAARDEEFLDLPLPIAPLPEQRRIVEKIEELFSMLDAGVAALERVRANLKRYRASVLKAAVEGRLTEEWRAKHPDTEPASVLLNRILQERRRKWEEDQLVKFAEKGQKPPAGWQAKYKPPAPPDISDLADLPEGWAWASVGQLGMPGQQTVLTGPFGTDLGTGDMVTAGTPLLTIGCLTHSGLSWAKAVYVSQTKADELSRYVVRTGDVLFSRQASVGRAGLVTGQFAGSLINYHLMRLRLQPQTVIPAYFVVYVRGADTVRDYVREVNHGATRDGINTEQLLSMPVALPPLSEQAEIVAEVERRLSVVDEIEMETTAGLKRAAHLRQSILKRAFEGRLVPQDPTDEPASVLLERIKEERQQATSLASPTRRRHNAGTRQSRKS